The genome window GTCCCCTCCCACCAGTGGAAAAACAGTTATGGAAGAGCATTTGGAAACTCAAGACAACTCCTAAGATCAGACACTTTTTTGTGGATAGCATTATCAAGTGCGTTGGCTGTAGCTGAACGACTTCAGTCAAGAGGCTTACACAATAATACAACCTGCCTTGCATGTGGTCAAGCATCGGACGATATGCCATGTCCTGTTTACTTGTCCCACTGCAGTAGAAGCTTGGCGTTTGGCAGGAATTCATTCCCCGCCAGCAGGTTTCTCCCAATCTTCTGTTTTTCTGAACCTTCATTACTTGGTAGCAGGAACTAAGAAACAGCGGAATGATCAAGTTAACCTAAAAGCCTTTCCCTGGATCCTGTGGCATCTCTGGAAAGGGAGAAATTCCCTAGTGTTTGAAAAAAGCAGGTTTACGCCACATTCTATCTTAGCTAAAGCTTTAGAAGAGGCAGAGATTTGGACTCAGGCTCAACAACCAGACCAAGCTACACACATGGCACTGGAATCTACAAACTCTTCTGTAGATGCATGGGAAAAACCTCCTTCCGAGATGGTCAAGTGCAATGTGGGAATGGCTTGGGTTGACGCTGGTCCGGTGAATGGATCCAGTTGGATCTTAAGAGATGATCACGGCCAACCCCTACAGCATAGTCGTGAAGCCCTTACCGGCTCCTCCTCCAAAATGGAGTCAGATTTGAAATCTTTACTATGGGCTGTTCAAGCAATAGGTGACTTGCGTTACAAGTAAATACTGTTTGAAGCCTCATCTGTTGAAGTACGCCAAGCTTTGTTTAATCCTCTCAGGTTTCCTGAGCTCTCACCTCTGATTCTGAAGATACTGGAGCTTCTACATCGCTTTGAAAAATGGACGATCTCTCATGTTTCCGACCTTAAAAACAGAGTTGCTAAGTCTATAGCAGAGAGCGTCGTGGTCGGTATACGTACACAATCGTATGTCGCCTCAGGAGGTCCCCGTTGGCTCCATCAGATGTTACAAGAGGATGCGTCAAACACATGTCTTCTGGTGCGGTAAAGATAAAGGGATCTAAGGTTACTGGCTTCTGCCTCAAGTCCTTCATAACCTTTTCTGATAGTATTGAGCATTAAGCTCTTATAAGTACCTACTGGTACCTCCTCCCTTTTTCTTCTTATGtcgtcttcttttttttagtaCCTCTGTCTTCTCTATTTCTTCGTGTTATAACTCAGGGGTGCTCCCAAACTTGTCTTTTTGGACCTCaatattatgatatattcagtgttaaaaaaaaaaaaaaacagaggttgacaaatatgaaactAAACTTTAATGatccaaataaaagtaaacaataGCACAACTAAAAGACAAGAAATAAAGATAGTTTCGGTATATGATAATTCCTTAATCGCACACGGTACACAATTAGTGACTAGACAGCATAGTTGGGAGTGCAAGGTTGAGCTCCAGCATTGTAACCTTGATTGGGTTGTGGTGTCGTCGGATAAACGGTTGGCATTGCGGGTCCACCGACTTTAGTTATCCCTTGATGTCGACCCATGTAGAAGCATCCTGCACAACCACTAATGGCTAGAAACACCATGAATATGAACAATGGTAGCGAGAAATACACAACGACCATCGCTTACAGGAATTTAATTGAAATAGGTAAGCAAAAGAGTACTAGATGAAGAACAGGGTAGTGCAGAAACAAAGGAAGAGAGTTCTATGTATTTATAAGGGAATGTTGTTGATATTGCTACAAAGTGGAAGGTATTGACTTTTTAAGGTTATGCAAGAAACAGAAAATAGTATTGACGGGCAAGTGTCTTTATTAGTAAGGATAGTACAGAGTATATAGGGAATTTGTGTATGAAAAGTCAGATGCTCACATGAAAATTAACATACTGATCTGAATTTACCGATGAATTTGGTTTCATTGTTATGACTTAATCATTAGCATTTTAATCATGGAGTCTTAGAATTTTTGAAGCTTGTACATTTGTTCGTTTGGTCGACTATAAAAAAACTTTAGGGGTTAAGTCTATTGTATGAATTtgatataactatttttaaaccaTTATTTGCGGTATGCAGGAGTTAAATTAAATCCTGAAATGAtgtattctaaatttgtgaaaaaaaTACTCAAGTGTGTCATATAATAACAAGTCAAGTCAAGTCATACTTTAAAAGTTTGTTGAGTTTTGTActgttgtatttttttattgggaTTATATTGTATGATTGATTCATATGTTTTGGCTGGCAAAAcagaaataattaattaattttaggaTTAATTTATGTTCAACTATGTCTAGTTGACTTATTCATGTAAGCTTTGTAGTTTCCACTTTTTGTAACTGTAGATTACATGAATATTTAACCAAGAAAGTAAAGATTTGCGGATGGCCTTGGATGGTTAAACGTTGGAAATCAAACTAGCTTTAGACAAGAAGGCATCAGAACATGTCATTAGTTGGTGTGAGTGTGAGAGATGAGAAAAAGTTACAGTCGGGTGTTCAAGTTCAACTTAGCATTGGTATGTATGTGCATCTAAAGAACCCCAATAAGATAAAGAAACTAACAAAGACAAACAAGAAGTAGTGTCGGAGATGATGCATAAACTTCAAGAAGGGTTGAGAATCATCATAATTCAACCCATAATATATGGAATTGGCAGTTCAAATAAAAGCTTCAGAGTCTCTGTGTGTACTAGTCTCCATTTCCTATTTATCTACGTATCTTCAGGTTAAAGCACGATTTAGATGGCAACAAGGGGACTCAAAAGTTGTTGAACTGAACGAGATATCATCCACTCTTTGGAGTTGTCAGGACAGGAACTGGTCGAGTTACAGACCAGACTCTGCGAAGCTTGTGAAATTTACTATTTTACCCTTGTCGATTCATGTATTTCACGCAAAAAAAAACCACCTCCGTCTTTCTAATCGCTCTAACAGATCCACGCCGTCGCCTTTCGCCGTCAAAACCTGGGAAAGCTGAGATTTTAGGAAAATTCAGCATAAATTGCTCTCATCACGacacaaactctctctctctctctcatggcCTCCGTCACACTTCTTCTTCGGTCTCTTCGCCGCCGTGAAACCCACGCAGTCTCCGCGTACAAATTCGTATACATTTCTCCTTACTCTCGTGGTTATCTAGAGATTTTGAGGTGTTTGGGGATTGCAGATTGCCAAAAGTCTCACCTTTTCGTGTTTTTGGCAGAGCTCTGCAAGCGCCGGCGGGAGGAAGACGGAGCTCCGGTTAGACGGAGTCAAAGATATAATCGCCGTTGCGTCTGGTAAAGGCGGAGTTGGAAAGTCTTCCACTGCTGGTAACATCCATCACAGAATCTTccttcaaaatattttgtgtgagAGATTTGAACTGTAACTTTACGGTTAATAAATGTAGTTAACTTAGCTGTTGCGTTAGCCAACAAATTTAAACTCAAGATTGGGTTGCTTGATGCTGATGTGTATGGACCATCTGTTCCAATCATGATGAGTATCAATCAAAAGCCTCAAGTTAACCAAGGTAAGATATTAAAAGAGGTACATCTAGCATTTCACATCAGTTTGtaatctctgttttttttttttttgaagatatgAAGATGATTCCGGTAGAGAACTATGGAGTTAAATGCATGTCAATGGGACTCCTTGTAGAGAAAGATGCACCTATTGTGTGGAGAGCTCCTATGGTCTGTGTTTCTTTTTTAAGATCACTCATGAAGCCTTAAAAGACTTTTCGCTCAGTAATCAAAGCTTGTGGTTACTGTTATAGGTAATGAGTGCTCTTGCTAAGATGACGAGAGGAGTTGATTGGGGAGATCTTGATGTTCTTGTTGTAGATATGCCACCTGGAACCGGTGATGCTCAGATTACCATATCTCAAAACCTTAAACTCTCAGGTGTGTGTGTATATAATACATATCTGAGTTGTTTTTAGATTAGACAAGTCGTGTGTGTAGTTTAGTTTACTCAGAGTGTGTTTATGTTTACAGGTGCCGTGATTGTGTCCACTCCACAAGATGTAGCACTTGCTGATGCTAATCGAGGAATTTCCATGTTCGACAAAGTTAGAGTACCTGTACGGTAGCCATCTATATTGTCCCTTACTACTAGTTTTGTCTTCGCTTCTTCTTAACGTTTCTGCACTTTTGTACTTAGATCTTGGGACTTGTGGAGAACATGAGTTGCTTCATTTGTCCCCACTGTAACGAGGCTTCTTTCATTTTTGGGAAAGAAGGAGCCCGCCAGATGGCTGCGAAGAAGGGCTTGAAACTCATTGGTGAGGTAAATGAATCTAAAACATTGGCGTTATAGTGTTGTAGATTCACTTAGTGGCCTTACTAGATATAGTTTGTGTAGATTCCACTGGAAATGAAGATTAGAGAAGGGTCTGATGAAGGTGTTCCTGTGGTTGTTTCTTCACCTGGTTCTGTAGTATCAAAAGCTTATGAAGATCTAGCTCAAAACGTGGTGAATGGGCTCAAGAGCTACGTGATAATCCTGAGAATGAGATTCAGATGAAACTTAACGTTCCACACTCACCATAGACCAAGCCAAGCCATGAGAATAAGAGGCATTGTAAAACCATGTTTTGTCTTTTGCTACTTCACCTTCTCAGATTACAGTAccaaaatatagataatttttGCAAAATCCTAAGAGAAGAATCTATCTGCAGAGGACAACAAAATAGATAATTTTTGCAAATCCTAAGAGAAGAATCTATCTGCAGAGGACAACAAAATAGAAACGCACTCTTTTAAACAGTGTGGAAGgcttttcatttattagatagGAAAAGATGATGAATGTAATTTTAGAGATTTTGtcaaaaaagtaataataatcaATGTTGTTGAGATCAATTCACAATGTATGATGAGATCACCAAATAATATCTTCATTATATTATGCTTCATCTTGATCTTCATATTCAAGATCAGCACCACCATAGAATTCGTCCTCTCCTCCATTAGCTTCTTCAGTACTGTAATCCTCGTTCCAGACcggtttatcttcttcttcaaaaccTCAGGTTCCAAAAGACATTCTTCTTCACTTCTTTGCTGTGAATTTTTCACTTGGTCACCAACACCAACTAGTTTCTCCAACTTAGTCCTCTTTGGAGAGTTCTCCTACACAGATGTGAATGCACATAAGAGACTACACAAAGAAACAAGAGGCTAAATAATGTGACAGATAACGCTAGAGAGACAGGGGTAAACTTACATCATCAAATAGCTTATCCAAGACATCCAAATTGATATATGCACTAAGTCTCTGTACACAAGAAGACAATAAAAACTGCAGATGAAAAATAAGGAAGATCCAAAGATATCTTTaactacatatatatgtataacagGAAACGAGCTGGAGGAATAGTACCACTGACCTTTTTCTTTTCACTTTCTGCATTGTTTTGGGTTGTGGTTGCAGAAGTTTTCTTACTAGGAGCAGCAGTCTTACTAATAGGATCTTTCTTTTTCACTGTAGTAGTAGGTTTCCTCTGCGTTCCCTGATAATCGATAGAAAATGTAAGTATCATTAACAAGAACGTCAACTTAACAGTTAGCAGAAATCAAGAAGATGGAAGACAGGATGatggaaaatacttttttgtacTCAGGGTTCATCATCTCCCATGCTATCTTCATCAGGAGAGATTCTTTTGTAGTATTTAGATAACCAGCAACCTGATGAGCAGCAATAAACACCATAAAAAATCAGAACAACAAGTACATAAAACTAGGTTTTATCATACATAAAACCGAACAATAGACACAGCACAAAGCAGAAGACAAAACACAAGAGAATCAGTTTTGACTACGTTAATATGGTCGGAACCAACGCGTGATGGGACATACATGTGTAAAAATAGGCGTGGTTTGCCACATTCCAGGAACCAATTGTTGTGTTTGTTTACAGAGACTAAGAAAACCAATAGATATGATTCAAATTCAGATAAAACTTCCACATAAAACAAACTATACACCCTGCTTAAAAAAAGGTTGAGAGAATGTAACGATTAAACTTATAAGGTAtctactatttatttttatttacctcAGCATCATTAATACGAGATAAGTCCTCTGCAAGATCACCAACACCTCTTAGGTTTCTAGCCATTGGTCTAGAAGATGCCAATGTGGCTTTTGAGGATGGTTTTACTGAATTCTCCACCTGTAAACGATTAGAAGAATATTCAAATATGTAATTGTTTGTATAGACAATGCTCCACAAAGAAACATATGTTcgagttttttgttttttgaatcgTCTCGTGTGTCAAAGTCATCCAGATTCGGATCTAAGCCGTGAAAATGACCAGAATCGGATCAGGCAACGAAAAAAGGGAGGAGAGTGACTTACCATTCTTCACGGGACAAATGTGGCGAGATTGAATCGGCGGAGAGAATTAGGGTTTACAAAATCAGAAGATTCTCGTTGAAAAGTGTTTATGATTAACGAGAGACCGACATCGGAGAGAAGGTGATTTtaagtaattttcctttttctatgtttttatttgaatGTTGAAGTCACATGTGTCTTAATGAGTGGTTGATAAGGTTTGTCAAGTATCATGTACATACAATTTAAATCTTTGTAATCTATACTAAATAAAAGTTGAGGCTTTATAAACCATCGATTACGTCCATATAGGATTTAAACCACAATCATAGtatgacaaattattatttaaat of Brassica napus cultivar Da-Ae chromosome C3 unlocalized genomic scaffold, Da-Ae chrC03_Random_2, whole genome shotgun sequence contains these proteins:
- the LOC125594658 gene encoding iron-sulfur protein NUBPL-like; translation: MASVTLLLRSLRRRETHAVSAYKFSSASAGGRKTELRLDGVKDIIAVASGKGGVGKSSTAVNLAVALANKFKLKIGLLDADVYGPSVPIMMSINQKPQVNQDMKMIPVENYGVKCMSMGLLVEKDAPIVWRAPMVMSALAKMTRGVDWGDLDVLVVDMPPGTGDAQITISQNLKLSGAVIVSTPQDVALADANRGISMFDKVRVPILGLVENMSCFICPHCNEASFIFGKEGARQMAAKKGLKLIGEIPLEMKIREGSDEGVPVVVSSPGSVVSKAYEDLAQNVVNGLKSYVIILRMRFR